One window of the Triticum dicoccoides isolate Atlit2015 ecotype Zavitan chromosome 3B, WEW_v2.0, whole genome shotgun sequence genome contains the following:
- the LOC119275997 gene encoding uncharacterized protein LOC119275997 isoform X1, whose product MCLRGFVPRLPEAWAPRVTSPDRWRPRARARRRGEEDLRPAAGSRRWRPPRHPPAPVAGRSASATTTRTPRTSPAESTAGFVCSKRRKSRVRRMTRVPAISSKAADIPADDFSWRKYGQKLPVENALDSAVDVTRLSCGALYLADFIGKCKQTLEQESNMTASFPISSAALQEMDTKSSEEEYKALQGDGAGDVYFQSLEERIINMKKKRLQKEERDLVCLPCWRPCHLQPAHGVLKGFGQVGCQAVRAAEEHWQQALDAALPASPLLIRGSSSSPTDHD is encoded by the exons ATGTGCCTCCGCGGATTCGTGCCACGGTTGCCGGAGGCGTGGGCGCCGCGGGTCACCTCTCCAGATCGGTGGAggccaagggcaagggcaaggaggAGGGGAGAAGAAGACCTTCGGCCAGCTGCGGGAAGCCGGCGCTGGCGTCCTCCGCGGCATCCACCGGCGCCGGTGGCGGGCAGAAGCGCCAGTGCCACGACCACGCGCACTCCGAGAACGTCGCCGGCGGAAAGTACGGCCGGCTTCGTCTGCTCCAAGCGCAG GAAGTCCCGGGTTCGGCGGATGACTCGCGTGCCGGCAATCAGCTCGAAGGCGGCGGATATCCCCGCGGACGACTTCTCGTGGCGCAAGTACGGGCAGAAGCTGCCTGTGGAGAATGCCCTGGACTCAGCAGTTGACGTAACTCGGTTGAGCTGCGGTGCACTATATTTAGCTGATTTTATTGGGAAG TGTAAGCAGACCCTTGAGCAAGAGAGCAACATGACTGCTAGCTTCCCTATAAGTTCA GCTGCATTACAGGAGATGGATACGAAGTCCTCGGAGGAGGAATACAAAGCTCTacaaggtgatggagctggagatgTGTATTTCCAGTCTCTTGAAGAACGAATCATTAATATGAAG AAGAAACGCTTACAAAAAGAAGAAAGAGACCTGGTTTGCCTTCCTTGCTGGCGTCCTTGTCATCTCCAACCCGCCCACGG GGTGCTCAAGGGGTTCGGCCAAGTCGGATGCCAGGCGGTGCGCGCAGCTGAGGAGCACTGGCAGCAGGCGCTTGATGCGGCGCTCCCCGCGTCGCCGCTGCTCATtcgcggctcctcctcctccccaacgGATCACGACTGA
- the LOC119275997 gene encoding uncharacterized protein LOC119275997 isoform X2: MCLRGFVPRLPEAWAPRVTSPDRWRPRARARRRGEEDLRPAAGSRRWRPPRHPPAPVAGRSASATTTRTPRTSPAESTAGFVCSKRRKSRVRRMTRVPAISSKAADIPADDFSWRKYGQKLPVENALDSAVDVTRLSCGALYLADFIGKCKQTLEQESNMTASFPISSAALQEMDTKSSEEEYKALQGDGAGDVYFQSLEERIINMKILQGCIYMVMFHWDPQLFQFVFSRITC, from the exons ATGTGCCTCCGCGGATTCGTGCCACGGTTGCCGGAGGCGTGGGCGCCGCGGGTCACCTCTCCAGATCGGTGGAggccaagggcaagggcaaggaggAGGGGAGAAGAAGACCTTCGGCCAGCTGCGGGAAGCCGGCGCTGGCGTCCTCCGCGGCATCCACCGGCGCCGGTGGCGGGCAGAAGCGCCAGTGCCACGACCACGCGCACTCCGAGAACGTCGCCGGCGGAAAGTACGGCCGGCTTCGTCTGCTCCAAGCGCAG GAAGTCCCGGGTTCGGCGGATGACTCGCGTGCCGGCAATCAGCTCGAAGGCGGCGGATATCCCCGCGGACGACTTCTCGTGGCGCAAGTACGGGCAGAAGCTGCCTGTGGAGAATGCCCTGGACTCAGCAGTTGACGTAACTCGGTTGAGCTGCGGTGCACTATATTTAGCTGATTTTATTGGGAAG TGTAAGCAGACCCTTGAGCAAGAGAGCAACATGACTGCTAGCTTCCCTATAAGTTCA GCTGCATTACAGGAGATGGATACGAAGTCCTCGGAGGAGGAATACAAAGCTCTacaaggtgatggagctggagatgTGTATTTCCAGTCTCTTGAAGAACGAATCATTAATATGAAG ATTTTGCAGGGATGTATATATATGGTCATGTTTCACTGGGATCCTCAACTGTTCCAGTTCGTATTTAGCAGGATCACATGTTGA
- the LOC119275997 gene encoding uncharacterized protein LOC119275997 isoform X3: protein MCLRGFVPRLPEAWAPRVTSPDRWRPRARARRRGEEDLRPAAGSRRWRPPRHPPAPVAGRSASATTTRTPRTSPAESTAGFVCSKRRKSRVRRMTRVPAISSKAADIPADDFSWRKYGQKLPVENALDSAVDVTRLSCGALYLADFIGKCKQTLEQESNMTASFPISSAALQEMDTKSSEEEYKALQGDGAGDVYFQSLEERIINMKGCIYMVMFHWDPQLFQFVFSRITC, encoded by the exons ATGTGCCTCCGCGGATTCGTGCCACGGTTGCCGGAGGCGTGGGCGCCGCGGGTCACCTCTCCAGATCGGTGGAggccaagggcaagggcaaggaggAGGGGAGAAGAAGACCTTCGGCCAGCTGCGGGAAGCCGGCGCTGGCGTCCTCCGCGGCATCCACCGGCGCCGGTGGCGGGCAGAAGCGCCAGTGCCACGACCACGCGCACTCCGAGAACGTCGCCGGCGGAAAGTACGGCCGGCTTCGTCTGCTCCAAGCGCAG GAAGTCCCGGGTTCGGCGGATGACTCGCGTGCCGGCAATCAGCTCGAAGGCGGCGGATATCCCCGCGGACGACTTCTCGTGGCGCAAGTACGGGCAGAAGCTGCCTGTGGAGAATGCCCTGGACTCAGCAGTTGACGTAACTCGGTTGAGCTGCGGTGCACTATATTTAGCTGATTTTATTGGGAAG TGTAAGCAGACCCTTGAGCAAGAGAGCAACATGACTGCTAGCTTCCCTATAAGTTCA GCTGCATTACAGGAGATGGATACGAAGTCCTCGGAGGAGGAATACAAAGCTCTacaaggtgatggagctggagatgTGTATTTCCAGTCTCTTGAAGAACGAATCATTAATATGAAG GGATGTATATATATGGTCATGTTTCACTGGGATCCTCAACTGTTCCAGTTCGTATTTAGCAGGATCACATGTTGA